One part of the [Synechococcus] sp. NIES-970 genome encodes these proteins:
- the holA gene encoding DNA polymerase III, delta subunit: MAVYFFWGEDDFAIAQAIDQLKQSILDPAWLSFNFQTYDGSKEESIIAALNEVMTPPFGMGGRLVWLNEASLCQSCSESLLQELQRTLPVIADNAHLLITSRKKPDKRLKSTKLIHEQAKVREFSPIPPWQTEALADRVKATARELGVNLDRQATELLGEAVGNDTRRLWNELEKLKIYQGDRPQPLTQSEIQTLVVATNQNSLQLCEAIRKGQGGVALQLVGELLAQNEPALKITATLIGQFRLWTVIKVMEEAGERDEGAIAKLADLKNPKRLFFLRKEIARLPSQKLLKALPILLELEAGLKQGAIAAEFLPTKILQLCEQFH; encoded by the coding sequence ATGGCGGTGTATTTTTTCTGGGGTGAGGATGATTTTGCGATCGCCCAAGCAATCGATCAACTCAAGCAATCTATTCTCGACCCGGCTTGGCTCTCGTTTAATTTTCAAACCTACGATGGCAGCAAAGAGGAGAGTATTATCGCCGCCCTCAACGAAGTGATGACGCCACCTTTTGGCATGGGGGGCCGGCTGGTCTGGCTCAATGAAGCAAGCCTATGTCAGTCCTGTTCCGAAAGTCTTTTGCAAGAATTACAGCGCACTTTACCTGTTATTGCCGACAATGCTCACCTGTTGATTACCAGTCGCAAAAAACCCGATAAGCGCTTGAAATCGACAAAACTGATCCATGAACAGGCCAAGGTGCGGGAATTTTCGCCGATTCCCCCTTGGCAGACAGAAGCCCTCGCCGACCGAGTCAAGGCAACTGCGCGGGAATTGGGGGTAAACCTCGATCGCCAAGCGACGGAATTGTTGGGAGAAGCGGTGGGTAACGATACGCGGCGGCTCTGGAATGAATTGGAAAAACTAAAAATCTACCAAGGCGATCGCCCTCAACCCTTAACCCAGTCAGAAATTCAAACCCTGGTGGTGGCCACCAATCAAAATAGCCTGCAACTTTGTGAAGCGATTCGGAAAGGTCAAGGGGGGGTTGCTCTGCAATTAGTTGGGGAATTGCTCGCCCAAAATGAACCGGCCCTCAAGATTACGGCCACGCTCATCGGTCAATTTCGCCTCTGGACGGTCATTAAAGTCATGGAGGAAGCGGGAGAACGCGATGAAGGGGCGATCGCCAAACTCGCAGATCTCAAAAACCCGAAGCGTTTATTTTTTTTGAGAAAAGAAATTGCACGACTACCGAGTCAAAAATTACTGAAAGCCTTGCCAATTTTACTGGAGCTCGAAGCGGGTTTAAAGCAGGGGGCGATCGCCGCTGAATTTCTCCCCACAAAAATTCTCCAACTCTGTGAACAATTTCATTAA
- the mmsB gene encoding 3-hydroxyisobutyrate dehydrogenase: MPKTIAFLGIGVMGAPMALNLQQNGYPVIVWNRSAASSYLAKVAAAGVPIAATIAEAVQGADYIFSCVSDVPDVKAVLLGDTGVVHFAKPHALVIDFSTIGPTAAQDVAKTLETKQLRFLDAPVSGGDIGAKNGTLTIMVGGDRSDFDEAKPYLEAMGKNIYHCGPVGSGQAVKLCNQVLCAIHMVALCEAIALAHAQGIDPNLMIDVCQTGAAGSWAIANLGRKITAADFRPGFMVKHILKDLRLVNENLADLPLPGLAIAQQKFQDTAQLADALEQGTQAMFRTYDSLIKIDSQST; this comes from the coding sequence ATGCCAAAAACCATTGCTTTTCTCGGGATAGGGGTAATGGGGGCGCCTATGGCCCTCAATCTTCAGCAAAATGGCTATCCGGTTATTGTTTGGAATCGTTCCGCTGCTAGCTCTTACTTAGCAAAGGTGGCAGCGGCTGGTGTCCCCATTGCAGCGACGATCGCCGAAGCGGTTCAAGGGGCTGATTATATTTTTTCCTGTGTGAGTGATGTGCCTGACGTGAAAGCGGTTTTACTGGGCGACACAGGAGTAGTTCACTTTGCGAAACCCCATGCTTTAGTGATTGATTTCAGCACCATTGGCCCTACAGCCGCGCAGGACGTTGCTAAAACTTTGGAAACTAAGCAATTGCGTTTTCTCGATGCCCCCGTCAGTGGCGGTGACATTGGCGCAAAAAATGGCACACTGACAATTATGGTCGGGGGCGATCGCTCAGATTTTGACGAAGCAAAACCCTACCTCGAAGCGATGGGCAAAAATATTTACCATTGTGGCCCCGTGGGGAGCGGCCAGGCCGTGAAACTGTGTAACCAAGTCCTCTGCGCGATCCATATGGTGGCCCTCTGTGAGGCGATCGCCCTTGCCCATGCCCAGGGGATTGACCCGAATTTGATGATTGATGTGTGTCAAACAGGGGCCGCTGGCTCCTGGGCGATCGCCAACCTAGGTCGCAAAATTACCGCCGCTGATTTTCGCCCAGGCTTTATGGTCAAACATATTCTCAAAGATTTGCGTTTGGTAAATGAAAATCTTGCCGATCTCCCCTTACCTGGTTTGGCGATCGCCCAACAAAAATTTCAAGACACCGCCCAACTTGCTGATGCCCTCGAACAAGGGACCCAAGCAATGTTTCGCACCTATGACTCTTTGATAAAGATAGACTCTCAAAGCACATAA
- a CDS encoding hypothetical protein (conserved hypothetical protein): MFKRIILLVVLAFGLWSCGDRLDARLVSDLNPESQPVVTQALTEVATPSLINELRKELDQYQPQVKILSPRPDETFNSSTVNIQLQVNDLPIFKDAELGMGPHVHLFVDDQPYVAVYDTSQPVTLENLAPGSHIVRAFASRPWHESFKNEGAYAETTFNVFTKSNNNIPDFTQPLLTYSRPQGTYGAEPIMLDFYLTNAPLHFVAQADDTDNINDWRIRVTINGESFILDNWQPIYLSGFKKGENWLKLEFIDDQGELLENVYNSPVRVINYDPKLNDTLAKLVQNKLPLRMAKKLVTLKELPPEPTPEIIAPLEETTPEVPAEPEATIPEPAVSPDLNNEEPALETEEIPTLTTEETIAPEDNGDVLEKPTDTPELPEKTVPVVTPEAEQTEPLATEEAESEVETPVTPTEVEGLPTEEPAAIAPESPKTPEVTQEEPAASTEAQTPEPATPETPASESETLEE, from the coding sequence ATGTTTAAGCGGATTATCCTCTTGGTTGTTTTAGCGTTCGGCCTCTGGAGTTGTGGCGATCGCCTCGATGCCCGTCTCGTCAGTGACCTCAACCCCGAATCCCAGCCCGTCGTTACCCAGGCCTTAACCGAGGTGGCGACCCCCAGCTTGATCAACGAACTGCGCAAAGAACTCGATCAATACCAACCCCAGGTCAAAATCCTCAGCCCCCGTCCCGACGAAACCTTCAACAGCAGCACTGTTAACATCCAGCTTCAGGTCAACGACCTCCCCATTTTTAAAGATGCAGAATTAGGGATGGGGCCCCATGTTCACCTGTTTGTTGATGACCAGCCCTACGTCGCCGTTTACGACACCAGCCAACCAGTAACCCTCGAAAACCTGGCCCCTGGGAGCCATATTGTGCGCGCCTTTGCTTCCCGTCCCTGGCATGAAAGCTTTAAAAATGAGGGGGCCTACGCTGAAACCACTTTTAATGTTTTTACCAAGAGCAACAATAATATCCCTGACTTCACCCAGCCGCTCCTCACCTATAGTCGCCCCCAGGGAACCTATGGTGCTGAGCCGATTATGCTGGATTTCTATCTGACCAATGCGCCGCTCCATTTCGTGGCCCAAGCTGATGATACAGACAATATCAACGACTGGCGGATCCGCGTCACCATTAACGGCGAAAGTTTCATTCTCGATAACTGGCAACCGATTTATCTTTCTGGGTTTAAAAAAGGGGAAAACTGGCTCAAGCTCGAATTTATCGATGACCAAGGAGAATTGCTCGAAAACGTCTACAACAGTCCTGTCCGTGTGATCAATTACGATCCGAAACTCAACGATACCCTCGCCAAACTGGTTCAAAATAAGCTGCCCCTCAGAATGGCGAAAAAACTGGTGACTTTGAAAGAGTTGCCGCCAGAGCCGACCCCAGAAATCATTGCGCCCCTTGAAGAAACTACACCAGAAGTCCCAGCAGAACCGGAAGCTACCATTCCCGAACCGGCAGTGAGCCCCGATTTAAACAATGAGGAACCGGCCCTAGAAACGGAAGAGATTCCGACGTTGACAACAGAAGAGACGATTGCGCCTGAAGATAACGGCGATGTTCTAGAAAAACCAACGGACACCCCAGAACTCCCCGAAAAAACAGTCCCAGTGGTGACACCAGAAGCGGAACAAACTGAGCCGCTAGCAACGGAAGAAGCAGAGTCAGAAGTAGAAACACCAGTCACGCCGACCGAAGTTGAGGGATTACCCACTGAAGAACCTGCGGCGATCGCCCCCGAAAGCCCTAAAACGCCAGAGGTTACCCAAGAAGAGCCAGCAGCTTCAACTGAAGCCCAAACCCCAGAGCCAGCAACCCCAGAGACGCCTGCTTCAGAATCAGAAACCTTAGAAGAGTAG
- the psbD_1 gene encoding photosystem II D2 protein codes for MTIAVGRASQERGWFDVLDDWLKRDRFVFVGWSGILLFPCAFMALGGWLTGTTFVTSWYTHGLASSYLEGCNFLTVAVSSPADSLGHSLLFLWGPEANWNFARWCQLGGLWSFVALHGAFGLIGFMLRQFEIARLVGIRPYNAIAFSGPIAVFVSVFLMYPLGQSSWFFAPSFGVAGIFRFILFLQGFHNWTLNPFHMMGVAGILGGALLCAIHGATVENTLFEDGDQANTFRAFEPTQAEETYSMVTANRFWSQIFGIAFSNKRWLHFFMLFVPVTGLWMSSVGIVGLALNLRAYDFVSQEIRAAEDPEFETFYTKNILLNEGMRAWMAPQDQIHEQFVFPEEVLPRGNAL; via the coding sequence ATGACTATTGCAGTCGGACGCGCGTCCCAGGAACGAGGCTGGTTTGATGTCCTCGATGACTGGCTCAAGCGAGATCGATTTGTCTTCGTCGGTTGGTCCGGTATCCTCCTGTTCCCCTGTGCTTTCATGGCACTGGGCGGCTGGTTGACTGGTACTACCTTCGTCACTTCTTGGTACACCCACGGCCTTGCCTCCTCCTACCTCGAAGGTTGTAACTTCCTGACCGTTGCTGTTTCTAGCCCCGCTGACAGCCTCGGCCACTCCCTCCTTTTCCTCTGGGGCCCCGAAGCTAACTGGAACTTCGCCCGTTGGTGCCAACTCGGTGGTCTCTGGAGTTTCGTTGCCCTCCACGGTGCCTTCGGTCTGATCGGCTTCATGCTCCGTCAGTTCGAAATCGCTCGTCTGGTTGGCATTCGTCCCTACAATGCGATCGCCTTCTCTGGCCCCATCGCGGTATTTGTCAGTGTGTTTCTGATGTACCCCTTGGGTCAGTCTAGCTGGTTCTTTGCTCCTAGCTTTGGCGTTGCTGGTATCTTCCGTTTCATTCTGTTCTTACAAGGTTTCCACAACTGGACCCTGAACCCCTTCCACATGATGGGTGTTGCTGGGATTCTTGGCGGTGCACTGCTCTGTGCAATCCACGGGGCGACCGTAGAGAACACCTTGTTTGAAGATGGTGACCAAGCGAACACCTTCCGGGCATTCGAGCCGACCCAAGCAGAAGAAACCTACTCCATGGTGACCGCGAACCGTTTCTGGTCTCAGATTTTCGGGATTGCGTTCTCCAACAAGCGTTGGTTGCACTTCTTCATGCTGTTTGTACCTGTAACGGGTCTGTGGATGAGCTCTGTGGGTATCGTCGGTTTAGCGTTGAACCTGCGTGCTTATGATTTCGTATCCCAAGAAATCCGTGCAGCGGAAGACCCCGAGTTTGAGACGTTCTACACGAAGAACATTCTGTTGAACGAAGGTATGCGTGCTTGGATGGCCCCCCAAGACCAAATTCACGAACAATTTGTATTCCCTGAGGAGGTATTACCCCGTGGTAACGCTCTCTAA
- a CDS encoding phosphotransferase, putative yields MLHAPDLALVERDRRLSSLTTLLDDQAMLALLQKQGYPVQRVTSTYLRYKPHTNCLVAYTLQSQASEQASYCYAKAHLPGSKKLTKYRHLGQRYANSELLPVVLEELGLAIAPLPFDRQLKSLTRLFNPATQLQLCCQLLALDERTLEGAAIALTTLNYKPERRYVCRVQLGDQNWVFKVYAGDHYDTAQRNSRHLQSGTVLQMSPQVGCSDRDQILAFPWVDDQPLEPMLQAEPCTVQHTLRQVGVALAELHRQHLQHWQSVSCVMEASAIKALMSDLAYLQPSLTDNIEILGQAIVDGLMQLPQQWRSTHGDFKPDQVLFKGDRLTLLDFDRAAQGHPARDLGSFLAQLDYQHLRGSLDDHRRHAAATGFLEGYVAHGEVVDPKALRVYRALSLFKLLPEPFRYRAPDWPKKMQKLLDQIDAILQRSDSDDGLDLREA; encoded by the coding sequence ATGCTACACGCCCCTGATTTGGCTTTGGTCGAACGCGATCGCCGACTATCTAGTTTGACGACTCTGCTCGATGACCAGGCGATGCTGGCCCTCTTGCAAAAACAAGGCTATCCTGTGCAGCGGGTGACTAGTACCTATCTCCGCTATAAGCCCCACACTAACTGCCTAGTGGCCTACACCCTACAATCTCAAGCATCAGAGCAAGCCTCCTATTGTTATGCCAAGGCGCATCTGCCAGGCAGCAAAAAGTTAACCAAATATCGACACCTGGGCCAACGTTACGCGAACAGTGAATTGTTACCAGTCGTTTTAGAGGAGTTGGGGTTGGCGATCGCCCCCCTGCCGTTTGATCGCCAACTAAAATCACTGACTCGATTATTCAATCCTGCAACCCAACTCCAGCTCTGCTGCCAGCTCCTGGCCCTGGATGAGAGGACGCTGGAAGGAGCGGCGATCGCCTTGACAACCCTCAATTACAAGCCCGAACGTCGCTATGTCTGCCGGGTGCAGCTTGGTGATCAAAATTGGGTGTTTAAAGTATACGCCGGAGACCACTACGACACCGCCCAGCGCAATAGCAGGCACCTGCAGTCCGGGACTGTGTTGCAGATGTCACCACAGGTAGGCTGCAGTGACCGTGATCAAATCTTGGCCTTTCCTTGGGTAGATGATCAGCCATTAGAACCGATGCTTCAAGCAGAACCTTGCACCGTTCAGCACACCCTCCGACAGGTTGGGGTCGCTCTGGCTGAGCTCCATCGGCAGCACCTCCAACATTGGCAATCTGTGAGCTGTGTTATGGAGGCCTCAGCAATAAAAGCGCTAATGAGTGACCTAGCCTATTTGCAACCGAGTCTCACCGATAATATCGAGATCCTTGGTCAGGCCATTGTCGATGGCTTGATGCAGTTGCCTCAGCAGTGGCGCTCCACCCATGGAGACTTTAAGCCAGATCAAGTACTTTTTAAAGGTGATCGCCTTACTTTGCTAGATTTTGACCGTGCTGCCCAAGGTCACCCCGCCCGAGACTTGGGTTCATTTTTGGCTCAACTCGACTACCAGCATCTCCGGGGGAGTCTCGACGATCACCGCCGTCATGCCGCTGCCACTGGTTTCCTTGAAGGTTATGTTGCCCATGGTGAGGTCGTAGACCCTAAGGCATTGCGCGTTTACAGAGCCCTATCGTTGTTCAAACTCTTACCAGAACCTTTTCGTTACCGCGCCCCTGATTGGCCGAAAAAAATGCAAAAGTTACTAGACCAAATTGATGCCATTTTACAGCGGAGCGATTCAGATGATGGGCTTGATTTAAGAGAGGCTTGA
- a CDS encoding GTP cyclohydrolase I subfamily protein, which yields MGQTTEAQAMKYGEREIENGELITFPNPRPGRHYTINITLPEYTCKCPFSGYPDFATIYVSYIPDQKVVELKAIKLYINSYRDRYISHEEGVNQILDDLVAACDPLEMTIKGDYQPRGNVHTVVEVTHKKEQA from the coding sequence ATGGGCCAGACCACAGAAGCACAAGCAATGAAGTACGGTGAGCGGGAAATCGAAAATGGTGAGCTAATTACCTTCCCGAATCCCCGCCCTGGAAGGCATTACACCATTAATATCACCCTGCCGGAATACACCTGCAAATGTCCTTTTTCTGGCTACCCTGACTTTGCGACTATCTATGTTTCCTATATACCGGATCAAAAAGTTGTGGAATTAAAAGCAATTAAGCTCTATATCAATAGCTACCGCGATCGCTATATTTCCCATGAAGAAGGGGTCAATCAAATCCTCGATGATTTGGTGGCTGCTTGCGATCCCCTCGAAATGACGATTAAAGGGGATTATCAACCCCGTGGTAATGTGCATACTGTCGTTGAAGTCACCCACAAAAAAGAACAAGCATGA
- the psbC gene encoding photosystem II 44 kDa subunit reaction center protein — translation MVTLSNAPMSGGRDIESTGFAWWSGNARLINLSGKLLGAHVAHAGLIVFWTGAMTLFEVAHFVAEKPMHEQGFILMPHLATLGWGVGPGGEVIDTFPYFVVGVLHLISSAVLGLGGIYHAVRGPETLEEYSSFFGYDWKDKNQMTNIIGYHLILLGCGALLLVFKAMFFGGVYDTWAPGGGDVRIISNPTLNPAVIFGYLFKAPFGGEGWIIGVNNMEDIIGGHIYVGLICIFGGIWHILTKPFGWARRALVWSGEAYLSYSLGALSLMAFIATCFVWFNNTAYPSEFYGPTNAEASQSQALIFLARDQSMGANVGSAQGPTGLGKYLMRSPTGEIILGGETMRFWDFRGPWLEPLRGPNGLDLDKIRNDIQPWQLRRAAEYMTHAPNASINSVGGIITEPNSFNFVNLRQWLAGSHFILSFFFLIGHLWHAGRARAAEAGFEKGIDRETEPVLNMGDLD, via the coding sequence GTGGTAACGCTCTCTAATGCGCCCATGTCTGGCGGTCGCGATATCGAGTCCACTGGCTTTGCCTGGTGGTCTGGTAACGCTCGCCTAATCAATCTTTCTGGTAAGCTCCTGGGTGCGCACGTTGCCCACGCAGGTCTTATCGTTTTCTGGACTGGTGCAATGACTCTGTTCGAAGTGGCTCACTTCGTGGCAGAGAAACCGATGCACGAACAAGGTTTTATCCTGATGCCTCACCTGGCAACCCTCGGTTGGGGTGTAGGCCCTGGTGGTGAAGTAATCGACACCTTCCCCTACTTTGTTGTGGGTGTACTTCACTTAATTTCTTCTGCGGTTCTCGGCCTTGGTGGTATTTACCATGCTGTCCGTGGCCCCGAAACTCTCGAAGAATACTCCAGCTTTTTCGGCTATGACTGGAAAGACAAGAACCAAATGACCAATATCATTGGTTATCACTTGATTCTTCTCGGTTGTGGTGCGTTGCTACTTGTCTTCAAAGCAATGTTCTTTGGCGGTGTCTATGACACTTGGGCGCCGGGTGGCGGTGATGTCCGCATCATCAGCAACCCAACCCTAAATCCGGCGGTGATCTTTGGCTATCTGTTCAAAGCTCCCTTCGGTGGCGAAGGCTGGATTATTGGTGTCAACAACATGGAAGACATCATCGGTGGCCACATCTATGTGGGTCTGATCTGTATCTTCGGTGGTATTTGGCACATCCTCACCAAACCTTTCGGTTGGGCCCGTCGGGCGCTCGTGTGGTCTGGTGAAGCTTACCTTTCTTACAGCCTTGGTGCGCTGTCTTTGATGGCGTTCATCGCAACTTGTTTTGTTTGGTTCAACAACACTGCTTACCCCAGTGAATTCTACGGCCCGACTAACGCTGAGGCGTCCCAGTCCCAGGCTCTGATCTTCTTGGCCCGTGACCAATCTATGGGTGCAAACGTTGGTTCTGCCCAAGGTCCTACTGGTCTGGGTAAATATCTGATGCGATCGCCTACTGGTGAAATCATCCTTGGTGGTGAAACCATGCGTTTCTGGGATTTCCGTGGTCCTTGGCTGGAGCCCCTCCGTGGCCCCAACGGTCTTGACCTCGACAAAATCCGGAATGACATTCAGCCTTGGCAGCTCCGTCGTGCCGCTGAATACATGACCCACGCTCCTAATGCTTCCATTAACTCCGTTGGTGGGATTATTACCGAGCCCAACTCCTTTAACTTTGTGAACCTCCGTCAGTGGTTGGCTGGTTCTCACTTCATTCTTTCCTTCTTCTTCCTCATCGGTCACCTGTGGCATGCTGGTCGTGCTCGTGCAGCTGAAGCTGGTTTCGAGAAAGGGATTGACCGTGAAACTGAGCCCGTACTGAACATGGGTGATCTGGACTAA
- a CDS encoding hypothetical protein (conserved hypothetical protein), which translates to MFSQLPTDNRELNWFTLTEAIAQRFDAEYQNKRPDLPDEVQALPIFLDWQSGKLQNRVTSKFWELAQPKKNQHCLDLGCGLSFLIYPWRDWNAYFYGQDISQTATEILQSRAPQLNSKLFKSIVQKPAHHLESYQTGFFDLAIATGFSCYYPLPYWESVLEQVQRVLKPGGFFVFDVVDPTQDIAEDWSILETYQGAEVFLEGLDDWQALIKKSGAKIVKEQPGELFHLYKIRW; encoded by the coding sequence ATGTTCTCCCAGTTGCCTACTGACAATCGTGAATTGAATTGGTTTACTCTCACGGAGGCGATCGCCCAACGGTTTGATGCAGAGTACCAAAACAAAAGGCCCGATTTACCTGACGAAGTGCAAGCCCTACCGATTTTTTTGGATTGGCAATCTGGAAAATTGCAGAACCGCGTCACGTCTAAATTTTGGGAACTGGCCCAACCGAAAAAAAACCAGCATTGCCTCGATCTCGGCTGTGGCCTGAGTTTTTTGATTTACCCTTGGCGCGACTGGAACGCCTATTTTTACGGTCAAGACATTAGCCAAACGGCAACGGAAATTCTCCAATCCCGCGCCCCCCAGCTCAATTCCAAGCTGTTTAAGAGCATTGTGCAGAAACCCGCCCACCACCTGGAAAGCTATCAAACAGGGTTTTTTGATTTGGCGATCGCCACTGGCTTTAGCTGTTACTACCCCCTCCCCTACTGGGAAAGCGTCCTCGAACAGGTGCAGCGCGTGCTCAAGCCAGGCGGCTTTTTCGTCTTCGATGTGGTAGACCCGACCCAGGACATTGCCGAAGATTGGTCAATTCTCGAAACCTACCAGGGGGCCGAAGTTTTTCTCGAAGGCCTCGATGATTGGCAAGCTCTGATCAAAAAGTCCGGCGCAAAAATTGTCAAAGAACAACCAGGGGAACTGTTTCACCTATACAAAATCCGCTGGTAA
- the gatC gene encoding glutamyl-tRNA (Gln) amidotransferase chain C translates to MIDLEQVRKVAHLARLELTPEDEAKLPEQLSAILDYVEQLSELNTDDVLPTTRAIDVSNITRPDTQKTYGDRQLLLDNAPDREDDYFRVPKILGESE, encoded by the coding sequence ATGATTGATTTGGAACAAGTCCGTAAAGTTGCCCACTTAGCTCGCTTAGAACTGACCCCGGAAGATGAAGCAAAATTACCAGAACAGCTCAGCGCGATCCTGGACTATGTAGAGCAGTTGAGCGAACTTAACACGGATGATGTGCTGCCAACTACCCGGGCGATCGATGTGAGTAATATCACCCGGCCCGACACGCAAAAGACCTATGGCGATCGCCAACTTTTACTTGATAACGCCCCTGACCGCGAAGATGACTATTTTCGAGTGCCAAAGATTCTTGGCGAAAGTGAGTGA
- the lgt gene encoding prolipoprotein diacylglyceryl transferase yields the protein MMILAWQFQSPGPILFEVGNFALRWYGLLIASAVLIGVSLSQFLAQRRGVKPELLADYVIWGIIGAIPCARLYYVLFQWGNYADRPQDILAIWQGGIAIHGAILGGAIAALIFCRLNRLSFWQLADLIAPSLILGQAIGRWGNFFNSEAFGAPTDLPWKLYIPPANRPLSLIEYEYFHPTFLYESLWNLGVFALLLYLFFWGLRHGDRLKTGTIFFTYWITYSAGRVWIEGLRTDSLMLGGIRVAQLVSLTGMALGILGLVWLYVLKRRLPDVRSPRELREAEAQSENSEI from the coding sequence ATGATGATTCTCGCTTGGCAATTTCAATCCCCTGGTCCCATTTTGTTTGAAGTGGGTAATTTCGCACTCCGTTGGTATGGCCTTTTGATTGCTTCGGCGGTTTTGATCGGCGTTAGTCTGTCGCAATTTCTCGCCCAACGGCGTGGGGTTAAGCCGGAGCTGTTAGCCGATTATGTCATTTGGGGCATTATTGGCGCGATTCCTTGCGCCCGGCTCTATTATGTGTTGTTTCAATGGGGTAACTATGCAGATCGACCCCAGGATATTTTGGCGATTTGGCAGGGGGGGATTGCCATCCATGGGGCAATCCTTGGGGGGGCGATCGCTGCACTGATTTTTTGTCGCTTAAACCGCCTTTCTTTTTGGCAGTTGGCTGATTTGATTGCCCCTTCCCTAATCTTGGGCCAGGCGATCGGCCGTTGGGGAAACTTTTTTAACTCCGAAGCTTTTGGTGCCCCCACCGATTTACCCTGGAAGCTCTATATTCCCCCTGCCAATCGTCCCTTAAGCTTGATTGAGTATGAGTATTTTCACCCGACTTTCCTGTATGAATCCCTTTGGAATCTCGGTGTTTTTGCTCTGTTGCTCTATCTGTTTTTTTGGGGTCTGCGCCATGGCGATCGCCTGAAAACAGGCACGATTTTCTTTACTTATTGGATTACCTACAGTGCCGGTCGAGTCTGGATCGAAGGCTTGCGCACTGACAGCTTGATGCTGGGGGGCATTCGCGTCGCCCAGTTGGTGAGCTTGACAGGAATGGCTTTGGGGATCTTAGGGTTGGTCTGGTTATATGTCTTAAAACGGCGGTTACCTGATGTGCGATCGCCTCGGGAACTACGAGAGGCCGAAGCCCAGTCCGAAAATTCTGAAATTTGA
- a CDS encoding photosystem I assembly protein ycf3 codes for MPRTQRNDNFIDKSFTVMADIILKILPTNNRSKEAFAYYRDGMSAQADGEYSEALENYEEALKLEDDPNDRSYILYNMGLIYASNGDHSRALELYHEAIELNPRMPQALNNIAVVYHYQGEKAKQAGDEDTSEDLFDKAAEYWKQAIRIAPNNYIEAQNWLKTTGRSEMDVFF; via the coding sequence ATGCCCAGAACACAGCGTAACGATAACTTCATCGATAAGAGCTTTACGGTGATGGCAGATATCATCCTCAAGATCCTGCCCACCAATAACCGCTCTAAAGAAGCCTTTGCCTACTACCGCGATGGGATGTCGGCCCAAGCCGATGGGGAATATTCCGAAGCCCTAGAGAATTACGAAGAAGCCCTCAAACTCGAAGATGATCCCAATGACCGCAGCTATATCCTCTACAACATGGGTCTAATCTACGCTAGTAACGGCGATCACAGCAGGGCCCTAGAGCTATACCACGAGGCGATCGAGCTCAATCCCCGGATGCCCCAAGCTTTAAATAACATTGCGGTGGTGTACCACTACCAAGGGGAAAAAGCAAAACAGGCAGGGGATGAAGACACGTCAGAAGATCTCTTTGATAAAGCAGCAGAATATTGGAAGCAGGCGATCCGCATCGCTCCAAACAACTACATCGAAGCCCAAAACTGGCTGAAAACTACTGGCCGCTCAGAAATGGATGTGTTCTTTTAA
- the cobU gene encoding cobinamide kinase/cobinamide phosphate guanylyltransferase, producing the protein MGRTILVTGAVRSGKSEWAEYLAFQSQRPVTYIATATEDPNDPEWVARIQHHRDRRPESWGFIAESTQLTSAIQSVPQNHCILLDSLGLWVASHLETEPSQWHHLTSEFLDLLRTTPQMMILVAEETGWGVVPAYPMGRMFRDRLGRLIREVGLVVDEAYLLVGGHALDLKHLGQPLPPVKDPLT; encoded by the coding sequence ATGGGTCGAACTATTCTTGTGACCGGTGCTGTCCGCTCAGGCAAAAGTGAATGGGCCGAATACCTTGCTTTTCAGTCCCAGCGCCCTGTCACCTACATCGCCACTGCCACCGAAGATCCCAACGATCCCGAATGGGTTGCCCGCATCCAACACCACCGCGATCGCCGTCCCGAAAGTTGGGGTTTCATTGCCGAATCAACCCAGCTAACCTCCGCCATCCAAAGCGTTCCTCAAAATCACTGCATCTTGCTAGATTCCCTAGGGCTTTGGGTGGCGAGTCACTTAGAAACAGAGCCCAGCCAATGGCACCATCTAACAAGCGAATTTTTGGATTTACTCCGGACTACTCCTCAAATGATGATTCTTGTGGCAGAGGAAACGGGCTGGGGAGTGGTTCCCGCCTATCCCATGGGTAGAATGTTTCGCGATCGCCTGGGGCGTCTCATCCGCGAAGTCGGGTTAGTCGTTGATGAAGCATATCTTCTTGTTGGCGGTCATGCTCTAGACCTCAAACATCTCGGGCAACCCTTGCCTCCGGTGAAAGATCCCCTTACCTGA